In Wenyingzhuangia fucanilytica, the following are encoded in one genomic region:
- a CDS encoding glutamine--tRNA ligase/YqeY domain fusion protein, giving the protein MVDKKSLNFIEQIIEEDLANGLDPKNLRFRFPPEPNGYLHIGHAASICLNFGLGEKYNAPVNLRFDDTNPAKEEQEYVDAIKRDVQWLGFKWDKELYSSDYFQQLYDWTIEIIKAGNAYVDMQSSEEIAKQKGTPTEPGVAGPYRNTSVEENLALFEKMKNGEFEEGEAILRAKIDMQHNNMHMRDPIMYRVLKKAHHRTGNDWVIYPMYDWTHGESDYLESITHSLCTLEFKSHRDLYEWYLAQVADADKIQPKQREFARRNISYTVMSKRKLLQLVQENLVAGWDDPRMPTISGLRRRGYTPNSIRKFSEIAGISKRDNVTDVALLEFCIKDELNKTAPRVMAVLDPIKLVIDNYPADKEEILIAENNPEDETAGEREVPFAKELFIEREDFREQANKKFFRLKIGGEVRLKNAYIIKAESVEKDENGNITVVHCTADLDSRSGSGTEASKRRVKGTIHWVSKKHAVKAQVNLYDRLFKDEAPDSHKDINFKQFINPNSLEVITALVEPSLLNSKPGDRFQFQRKGYFCADVDSTSDKLIFNRTVGLTDSWAKEEKKTTAPKNDASYDAIITLAGKYLKARSNEDRAELLTEIEPLANKVNPAILATKLNDAIANKDVLAGLLTLKFIGVNSADEKTFISKALGMKNGAIKLEAINIVVANNDLLTDNKATLEAILANEKSPFIKEIIEKAIL; this is encoded by the coding sequence ATGGTAGATAAAAAATCATTGAACTTTATAGAACAAATTATAGAAGAAGATTTGGCAAATGGATTAGATCCTAAAAATCTAAGATTCCGTTTTCCACCAGAACCTAATGGATATTTACACATTGGGCATGCCGCTTCTATTTGTTTAAACTTTGGATTGGGAGAAAAGTACAACGCTCCTGTAAATTTACGTTTTGACGATACCAACCCTGCCAAAGAAGAGCAGGAGTATGTAGATGCCATTAAACGCGATGTACAATGGTTAGGTTTTAAATGGGATAAAGAATTATATTCTTCTGACTATTTTCAACAATTATACGACTGGACGATTGAAATCATTAAAGCAGGAAATGCTTATGTTGATATGCAATCTTCTGAAGAAATAGCAAAACAAAAAGGAACACCTACCGAACCTGGTGTGGCAGGACCTTATAGAAATACTTCTGTTGAAGAAAACTTGGCTTTGTTCGAAAAAATGAAGAATGGAGAGTTTGAAGAAGGAGAAGCTATATTACGTGCCAAAATAGACATGCAGCACAATAACATGCATATGCGTGACCCTATTATGTATCGTGTTCTTAAAAAAGCACATCACAGAACAGGAAATGATTGGGTAATATACCCAATGTACGATTGGACTCATGGTGAATCTGATTATTTAGAAAGCATTACTCACTCTTTATGTACTTTGGAATTTAAAAGCCATAGAGATTTGTACGAATGGTACTTGGCTCAAGTAGCTGATGCTGATAAAATACAACCAAAACAACGTGAATTTGCTCGTAGAAACATTAGTTATACGGTAATGAGTAAACGTAAATTGTTACAATTGGTACAAGAAAACCTTGTTGCAGGTTGGGACGATCCTCGTATGCCTACTATTTCTGGTTTAAGACGTAGAGGATATACTCCAAATTCTATCAGAAAATTTAGTGAAATTGCAGGGATTTCTAAAAGAGACAACGTAACTGATGTAGCTTTGTTAGAATTCTGTATTAAGGATGAATTAAACAAAACAGCACCACGTGTGATGGCGGTGTTAGATCCTATTAAATTAGTGATTGACAATTATCCTGCTGATAAAGAAGAAATTTTAATTGCTGAGAACAACCCAGAAGATGAAACTGCTGGAGAAAGAGAAGTTCCTTTTGCAAAAGAATTATTTATAGAAAGAGAAGATTTTAGAGAACAAGCCAATAAAAAATTCTTTAGACTTAAAATTGGTGGTGAAGTTCGTTTGAAAAACGCTTATATCATTAAAGCAGAATCTGTAGAAAAAGACGAAAACGGAAATATTACTGTAGTTCATTGTACTGCTGATTTAGATTCTCGTTCAGGTTCTGGAACCGAAGCAAGTAAACGTAGAGTAAAAGGAACCATTCACTGGGTTTCAAAAAAACACGCTGTAAAAGCTCAAGTAAATTTATATGATCGTTTGTTTAAAGATGAAGCTCCAGACAGCCATAAAGACATCAATTTTAAACAGTTTATCAACCCAAATTCTTTAGAAGTTATTACGGCTTTAGTAGAACCTAGTTTGTTAAACTCTAAACCTGGAGATAGATTCCAATTTCAACGTAAAGGATATTTTTGTGCAGATGTTGATAGTACATCAGACAAATTAATTTTTAACAGAACTGTTGGATTGACAGATTCTTGGGCCAAAGAAGAAAAGAAAACTACCGCTCCTAAAAATGATGCTTCATACGATGCTATTATAACATTAGCTGGTAAATATTTAAAAGCACGTTCTAACGAAGATAGAGCAGAACTTTTAACTGAGATTGAACCTTTAGCCAACAAAGTAAATCCAGCGATTTTAGCAACAAAATTAAATGATGCTATTGCCAATAAAGATGTATTGGCTGGATTGTTAACTCTTAAGTTTATAGGTGTTAATAGTGCAGATGAAAAAACTTTTATTAGCAAGGCTTTAGGCATGAAAAATGGAGCCATTAAGTTAGAAGCTATTAATATTGTAGTTGCTAATAATGACTTGCTAACAGACAACAAAGCAACATTAGAAGCTATTTTAGCTAATGAAAAAAGTCCCTTTATCAAGGAAATTATAGA
- a CDS encoding (2Fe-2S)-binding protein, with amino-acid sequence MSITLIINKKKHTVDVDEDTPLLWVLRDTLNLVGTKFGCGIEQCGACTVHINGDAMRSCTLPVSLLKNAEITTIEGLSDDNSHPVQVAWKEIDVPQCGYCQSGQIMTASALVNKNNNPSNDEIKQAMKGNICRCATYKRIEEAVYVAAKLTQEKA; translated from the coding sequence ATGAGCATTACACTAATAATTAACAAAAAAAAACACACAGTTGATGTAGATGAAGACACGCCTTTGCTTTGGGTGTTAAGAGACACATTAAATTTGGTGGGAACCAAGTTTGGTTGTGGAATTGAACAGTGCGGTGCTTGTACGGTACATATAAATGGAGATGCAATGCGTAGTTGTACGTTACCTGTTTCCTTGTTAAAAAATGCAGAAATTACAACTATAGAAGGGTTGTCTGATGACAATTCTCATCCGGTACAGGTTGCTTGGAAAGAAATAGATGTACCTCAATGCGGTTACTGTCAATCTGGACAAATTATGACTGCTTCGGCATTGGTAAACAAAAACAATAATCCTAGCAATGATGAAATAAAACAAGCAATGAAAGGGAATATTTGTAGATGTGCTACTTATAAGAGAATAGAAGAAGCGGTTTATGTGGCGGCAAAATTAACTCAAGAAAAAGCATAA
- a CDS encoding xanthine dehydrogenase family protein molybdopterin-binding subunit: METKSSLQVDRKTFIRVSALAGVGIVFGANFFQSCESKKEKKIDLSKLNYNDFNAYIKISNKGMVTIYSPNPEIGQGVKTAMPMIIAEELDVPWEHVLVAQADLDPNNFKRQVAGGSQSIRKSWMPLREVGATAKQMLINAAAIKWGVDASECTAEKGIIKNKKGDELGYGDVVLDAAKLEVPTKVILKDPKDFKLIGKEKRNVDIDKIISGEPLFGMDYKEDGMLYAAIIHPPAFGQKLIDFDAKEAKQIKGVEDVVEVDGNIAVLATSTWLAFKGKKAVKANWSTNQTFDGTKEIDEKLNNLLTENKGTLVREDGSVKEGFLNADSVIEKTYEAPFLPHNTMEPMNFFAHVTPEKIHLRGPIQAPQDAVRRVAKMLNRKESDITLEMCRIGGGFGRRLYNDYIIEAVLISEKVKKPVKLVYQREDDMTAGIYRPQVKYQFKAGVKKGRLVAYQLKEAAINAGINESRANFFPAGSVENYRVETSPLKSSITTGAWRAPISNFLGFAEQSFFDELAEEMNIDPVQLRLDLLAKAKKNKSNRMQYSPERMEGVIKDVVQKSGWGKKENVYQGFSAYYSHNSHVAQVAEVELQDEKPVVTKIYCVVDCGIVVNPMGAITQAEGGIIDGFGHAMYGEMLIDKGVPQSKNFHQYNLIRIHQVPKIEVSFVKSNEAPTGLGEPTLPPVAAAVANAIKAATGERIRKQPFVNSGNII; the protein is encoded by the coding sequence ATGGAAACAAAGTCGTCATTACAAGTTGATAGAAAAACTTTTATCAGAGTATCTGCTTTGGCAGGAGTTGGAATTGTTTTTGGAGCTAATTTTTTTCAAAGTTGTGAGTCAAAAAAGGAGAAAAAGATAGACTTGTCAAAGCTCAATTACAATGATTTTAATGCATATATAAAAATTTCTAACAAAGGAATGGTAACCATATATTCTCCCAACCCTGAAATTGGTCAAGGAGTAAAAACTGCTATGCCTATGATTATTGCAGAAGAGTTAGATGTGCCTTGGGAACATGTTTTGGTAGCGCAAGCTGATCTAGATCCTAATAATTTTAAAAGACAAGTAGCCGGAGGGAGCCAATCAATTAGAAAATCTTGGATGCCATTGAGAGAAGTTGGAGCCACTGCCAAACAAATGTTGATAAATGCAGCCGCTATAAAATGGGGTGTAGATGCTTCAGAATGTACAGCTGAAAAAGGGATTATAAAAAATAAAAAAGGCGATGAATTAGGGTATGGCGATGTGGTTTTAGATGCTGCAAAGCTAGAGGTGCCAACAAAAGTTATACTTAAAGATCCTAAAGATTTTAAATTGATAGGAAAAGAAAAAAGAAATGTAGATATAGATAAAATTATTTCTGGAGAACCTTTGTTTGGCATGGATTATAAAGAAGATGGAATGCTATATGCTGCTATTATTCATCCGCCAGCTTTTGGACAAAAATTAATAGATTTTGATGCTAAAGAAGCCAAACAAATAAAAGGAGTAGAAGATGTTGTAGAGGTTGATGGAAATATTGCTGTATTGGCTACGAGTACATGGTTGGCTTTTAAAGGAAAAAAAGCAGTAAAAGCAAATTGGAGTACTAACCAAACATTTGATGGAACAAAGGAGATTGATGAAAAGTTAAACAACCTGTTGACCGAAAATAAAGGGACTTTAGTAAGAGAAGATGGAAGTGTTAAGGAGGGGTTTTTAAACGCAGATAGTGTGATAGAAAAAACATATGAAGCTCCTTTTTTACCACATAATACTATGGAACCTATGAACTTTTTTGCGCATGTAACTCCAGAAAAAATTCATTTAAGAGGACCTATACAAGCACCTCAGGATGCAGTGAGGCGTGTAGCAAAAATGTTAAACAGGAAGGAAAGCGATATTACATTAGAAATGTGTAGAATAGGAGGAGGTTTTGGTAGAAGGCTGTATAATGATTATATCATAGAGGCAGTGTTGATTTCTGAAAAAGTTAAAAAACCTGTAAAACTTGTGTATCAAAGAGAAGATGATATGACTGCAGGAATTTATAGACCTCAGGTTAAATATCAGTTTAAAGCAGGGGTTAAAAAAGGTAGATTGGTTGCCTATCAATTAAAAGAAGCAGCAATAAATGCTGGTATTAACGAATCTAGAGCTAATTTTTTTCCTGCAGGTTCTGTAGAAAATTACAGAGTAGAAACATCTCCTTTAAAAAGCAGTATTACTACGGGTGCATGGAGAGCTCCAATTTCTAATTTTTTAGGTTTTGCAGAACAAAGCTTTTTTGATGAATTGGCGGAGGAAATGAACATTGATCCTGTGCAGTTAAGGTTAGATTTATTAGCAAAAGCAAAGAAAAATAAAAGCAATCGCATGCAATATTCTCCAGAAAGAATGGAAGGGGTAATTAAAGATGTAGTGCAAAAATCAGGTTGGGGAAAAAAAGAAAATGTTTATCAGGGATTTAGTGCATATTACAGTCATAACAGTCATGTTGCGCAAGTAGCAGAAGTTGAATTGCAAGATGAAAAACCTGTTGTTACAAAAATTTATTGTGTTGTAGATTGTGGAATTGTGGTGAATCCAATGGGAGCAATAACACAAGCAGAAGGAGGTATTATTGATGGTTTTGGACATGCTATGTATGGTGAAATGTTAATTGATAAAGGAGTACCTCAGAGTAAAAATTTCCATCAATATAATTTAATTAGAATACACCAAGTACCAAAAATAGAGGTCAGTTTTGTGAAAAGTAATGAAGCTCCAACAGGTTTAGGGGAACCTACTTTGCCTCCAGTAGCGGCAGCTGTTGCCAATGCTATTAAAGCTGCTACGGGGGAGCGTATTAGGAAACAACCATTTGTGAATAGTGGAAATATTATTTAA
- a CDS encoding XdhC family protein yields the protein MTHEFKKIIEAYAKVFALGKQAVLATLVEVNGSSYRKEGVRMLVLENSETIGAVSGGCVEKEVVRQAQSVFKTGQSKLISYDGRYRLGCEGTLFLFLEKLSIAEEVLFKIQQSFIRRASFILTTFYGDVSSVGGGTTIQFNDERYPISDVHQKVNLPHLYSQTLQPVFQLYIIGTEYDAVSLSRQASFLGWEVIVVNTTKTIKSTDEFTGAKKIINTLENEDEELCIDAETAVVLMNHNYAKDLLFLKKLKNSRPIYIGLLGAKKRREQLLNTLIEEDLEVSETFLELIHGPTGLDIGAVTPQEIAVSIVSEIIMMTKNKALTHLQSNTVFKLCSVT from the coding sequence ATGACCCATGAATTTAAGAAAATAATTGAGGCTTATGCCAAGGTCTTTGCTTTAGGTAAACAAGCGGTGTTAGCTACATTGGTGGAGGTGAATGGCTCTTCTTATAGAAAGGAAGGAGTGCGTATGTTGGTGTTAGAAAATAGTGAAACTATAGGGGCTGTTAGTGGTGGTTGTGTAGAAAAAGAAGTGGTGCGGCAAGCACAATCTGTGTTTAAAACAGGGCAATCTAAATTAATTAGTTACGATGGTAGGTATAGGTTAGGTTGTGAAGGAACACTTTTTCTTTTTCTTGAAAAATTAAGTATTGCAGAGGAGGTGCTGTTTAAAATTCAGCAATCATTTATTCGTAGAGCTTCTTTTATTTTAACTACTTTTTATGGAGATGTATCTAGTGTAGGAGGAGGTACAACAATTCAGTTTAATGATGAGAGATATCCAATTTCTGATGTTCATCAAAAAGTAAATTTACCTCATCTATATAGTCAGACTTTACAACCAGTATTTCAGTTGTATATTATAGGTACAGAGTATGATGCTGTTAGTTTAAGTCGGCAAGCATCTTTTTTAGGTTGGGAGGTTATTGTTGTTAATACAACCAAAACGATAAAGTCTACGGATGAGTTTACAGGAGCTAAAAAAATAATCAATACGCTAGAGAACGAAGATGAAGAATTGTGTATAGATGCTGAAACAGCTGTGGTGTTGATGAATCATAATTATGCAAAAGACTTGTTGTTTTTAAAAAAATTAAAAAATTCTAGACCTATTTATATAGGTTTGTTAGGTGCAAAAAAAAGGAGGGAACAGCTGTTAAACACTTTAATAGAGGAAGATCTAGAGGTTTCCGAAACTTTTTTAGAACTTATCCATGGGCCAACAGGCTTAGACATTGGTGCAGTAACTCCACAAGAAATAGCTGTTTCTATTGTTTCTGAAATTATTATGATGACCAAAAACAAAGCTTTAACACATTTACAAAGCAATACTGTTTTTAAACTTTGCAGTGTAACATGA
- a CDS encoding nucleotidyltransferase family protein — protein MISSTAFLILAAGGSARMQEPKQLLPFKNEMLLTHTIKQVLGVSKQHVFVVLGANYKSISKTIQGFSIEVLQHLKWEKGIGSSIAFGVSQIQKKNKYQRIVIVLSDQPEVCSKDLEQVLENHIINKNKITVTACYNYTGVPAVFDKDFFEELKKLSDDTGAKSIIKRNQCQVSHFKIDKEILDIDTSDDYDKMLKKLTTLE, from the coding sequence ATGATCTCATCTACTGCTTTTTTAATTTTGGCTGCAGGAGGTTCTGCAAGAATGCAAGAACCCAAACAGCTGCTGCCTTTTAAAAATGAGATGTTGTTAACACATACCATTAAACAAGTATTAGGGGTTTCTAAGCAACATGTATTTGTGGTGTTAGGGGCAAATTATAAATCCATTTCTAAAACTATTCAAGGTTTTTCTATAGAAGTGTTACAACATCTAAAATGGGAAAAAGGAATAGGAAGTTCTATTGCTTTTGGAGTGTCACAAATTCAGAAAAAAAACAAATATCAAAGAATAGTAATAGTGTTGTCAGATCAGCCTGAGGTTTGTTCAAAAGACCTTGAGCAAGTTTTAGAGAATCACATTATCAATAAAAATAAAATTACAGTAACCGCTTGTTATAATTATACAGGGGTGCCCGCTGTTTTTGATAAGGATTTTTTTGAAGAGTTAAAAAAATTATCTGATGATACAGGTGCTAAATCCATCATAAAAAGAAATCAATGTCAGGTTTCTCACTTTAAAATTGATAAAGAAATCTTGGATATAGATACCTCAGATGATTATGATAAAATGTTAAAAAAATTAACTACTCTAGAATAA
- the folB gene encoding dihydroneopterin aldolase encodes MGIIRVQNIRIYSNHGCLQEEAKIGSHYRVDVEVKVGLKKSAISDKLADTVSYVDINEIVEEEVLQRSELLEHVVERILVRMMKEIPMIKKAKVALSKLNPPIGGDVESVTIEMTKKRRDL; translated from the coding sequence ATGGGAATTATTAGAGTACAAAATATTAGAATTTACAGCAATCATGGATGTTTGCAAGAAGAAGCAAAAATAGGTTCTCATTACCGAGTAGATGTTGAGGTAAAGGTAGGTTTAAAGAAATCTGCTATTTCTGATAAGTTAGCGGATACGGTGAGTTATGTTGATATCAATGAAATTGTTGAAGAAGAAGTTTTGCAACGTTCAGAATTGTTAGAACATGTGGTAGAGAGAATATTGGTAAGAATGATGAAAGAAATACCGATGATTAAAAAAGCAAAGGTTGCGCTTTCAAAATTAAACCCACCAATTGGTGGAGATGTGGAATCTGTAACCATAGAAATGACTAAAAAAAGAAGAGATTTATAA
- a CDS encoding HAD-IIB family hydrolase produces the protein MNTIIFTDLDGTFLNHDDYSFEASKEARERILKKQIPLIFTTSKTKIEVELLQKKVGIQEPFIVENGAALFIPKDYKGFDFSFLKEFGDYYVLQLGVSYEKVVAFYNSYKTEYGMFGFSDMTIDDVVKHTGLPQESAKLSKQRGFTEPFVLKEGAQVEKLEKMASENGLKITKGGRFYHLIGENQDKGKAVEKCVKIFEECYQTKIKSIGLGDGENDIPLLASVDIPIAIKNHEGNYVNLPTNKLQKSTYKGAKGWNEMILKNV, from the coding sequence ATGAATACAATTATATTCACAGATTTAGATGGAACTTTTTTAAACCATGACGATTATTCTTTTGAAGCTTCAAAAGAGGCAAGGGAGCGAATTTTAAAAAAACAAATTCCATTAATTTTTACAACTAGTAAAACCAAAATAGAAGTTGAGTTGCTGCAAAAAAAAGTGGGGATTCAAGAACCCTTTATTGTAGAAAATGGGGCTGCTCTTTTTATTCCGAAAGATTACAAAGGATTTGATTTTTCTTTTTTAAAAGAATTTGGAGACTATTATGTATTGCAGCTTGGAGTGAGTTATGAGAAAGTAGTAGCATTTTATAATAGTTACAAAACTGAATATGGCATGTTTGGATTTAGTGATATGACGATAGATGATGTGGTAAAACACACAGGTTTACCTCAAGAAAGTGCTAAGCTTTCTAAACAAAGAGGCTTTACAGAACCTTTTGTTCTTAAAGAGGGAGCTCAAGTAGAAAAGTTAGAAAAAATGGCTTCAGAAAATGGTTTGAAAATAACCAAAGGAGGAAGATTTTATCATTTAATAGGAGAAAATCAAGATAAAGGAAAGGCGGTAGAAAAATGTGTTAAAATCTTTGAAGAATGTTATCAAACTAAAATCAAGTCTATTGGTCTGGGCGATGGTGAAAATGATATTCCGCTATTGGCCAGTGTAGACATCCCTATTGCAATAAAAAATCATGAAGGAAATTATGTAAATCTACCAACCAATAAATTGCAAAAATCCACATATAAAGGAGCAAAAGGTTGGAACGAAATGATATTAAAAAATGTATAG
- a CDS encoding glycerate kinase type-2 family protein, with the protein MYRKELENIYYKALNKVKATSLIKDNLFIKDDVLTIVGTDYPLKNYENVFVFGVGKAAYDMAKECEVILGDKIAGGLVISTSKGELKYAKHYTSTHPLVSEKSVEAASLLIDEVSKLSERDLFVFLLSGGASAMIEKPIDGLTLEDFTKISSSLLTSGIDIKALNTVRKSISQIKGGKLANHIKAKGEVLVLSDVIGDDLHTIGSAPMNNGQFPHHIIGNNGIALQEAEIYIEPKVDFTKIVTTTLEMSSEKATQLICDEIKKHDKQYNSFCLLFGGETTTVVLGDGYGGRNQELALRLLMTDCITQNISLLSAGSDGIDGRSNATGAFVDYDIYKQITNKNIEPKTYLKNSDSNTFFKTLGYDFVTGISGTNVMDFIIVLKK; encoded by the coding sequence ATGTATAGAAAAGAATTAGAGAACATATATTACAAAGCTTTAAACAAGGTAAAAGCAACGTCTTTAATAAAAGATAATCTTTTTATAAAGGATGATGTGTTAACCATTGTTGGAACTGATTATCCTTTAAAAAACTATGAAAACGTTTTTGTTTTTGGAGTAGGAAAAGCGGCTTATGATATGGCCAAAGAATGTGAAGTTATTTTAGGTGATAAAATTGCAGGCGGATTGGTGATTTCTACTTCAAAAGGAGAATTAAAATATGCAAAACACTATACATCTACACATCCATTGGTTTCTGAAAAAAGTGTTGAAGCTGCTAGTTTGTTGATAGATGAAGTATCTAAATTATCAGAGAGAGATTTATTTGTGTTTTTATTATCTGGTGGTGCTTCTGCCATGATAGAAAAACCAATTGATGGTTTGACTTTGGAGGATTTTACAAAAATATCTTCCTCATTGTTGACGTCTGGAATAGACATCAAAGCATTAAATACGGTAAGGAAATCTATTTCACAAATCAAAGGTGGAAAGTTGGCCAATCATATAAAAGCAAAAGGAGAGGTTCTAGTGTTGAGTGATGTGATTGGTGATGATTTGCATACTATTGGTTCGGCGCCTATGAATAACGGACAATTTCCGCATCATATTATAGGGAACAATGGCATCGCTTTGCAAGAAGCCGAAATTTATATAGAACCCAAAGTTGATTTTACCAAAATTGTAACCACAACTTTAGAAATGAGTTCAGAAAAGGCAACGCAGTTGATTTGTGATGAAATTAAAAAACACGACAAGCAATACAATAGTTTTTGTTTACTGTTTGGAGGGGAAACTACTACTGTAGTATTGGGTGATGGTTATGGAGGAAGAAATCAAGAATTGGCATTAAGGCTGTTGATGACTGATTGTATCACACAAAATATTTCTTTATTAAGTGCTGGTAGCGATGGAATTGATGGTAGGTCTAACGCAACAGGTGCTTTTGTAGATTACGATATATATAAACAAATAACTAACAAGAATATAGAACCCAAAACCTATTTAAAAAATAGTGATAGCAACACGTTTTTTAAAACCTTAGGTTATGATTTTGTAACAGGAATTTCTGGAACAAATGTGATGGATTTTATAATCGTATTAAAAAAGTAA
- a CDS encoding glycosyl transferase, translated as MADFFQNGVITTLQNLGDRSLEDLERELEEFSERRGMLLMLPALYSEFETPAMHKIIEELKHVKYLYKIILGLDQATEEQFEEVKKLMSVLPCKVEVLWNDGPKIKELYAELTAEGFPGLETPGKGRNVWTMIGYALADKDAYAFALHDCDIVNYSREIPARLFYPIVHPALDFEFNKGFYSRVTDKLHGRATRLLYTPLVNSLAKVYGESKYLDYMGSFRYSLSGEFSFIRSLARGIGISPTWGLEVSTLSEVYKNTSNKRICQTEIMESYEHKHQDLGDQISGSGIYKMSKDIAKTLFRVLAQEGVVFSRASFKTLLATYFQESRFEISKYNALSKLNALEYTREKEIKAVEAFQNAIEEASTEFYEDPMGTHSLSSWITVRSVMPEFSEKFVKYVKKDNE; from the coding sequence ATGGCAGATTTTTTTCAAAACGGAGTAATTACAACTTTACAAAATTTAGGTGATAGATCTTTAGAAGATTTAGAAAGAGAACTAGAAGAGTTTAGTGAGAGAAGAGGAATGTTGTTAATGTTGCCAGCTTTGTATTCTGAGTTTGAAACCCCGGCAATGCACAAAATTATAGAAGAATTAAAGCATGTAAAATACCTGTATAAAATTATTTTAGGGTTAGATCAAGCCACCGAAGAACAGTTTGAAGAAGTAAAAAAATTAATGTCGGTTTTGCCTTGTAAGGTAGAAGTACTATGGAACGATGGACCTAAAATAAAAGAGCTTTATGCAGAGTTAACTGCCGAAGGTTTTCCGGGCTTAGAAACTCCAGGGAAAGGAAGAAATGTTTGGACCATGATTGGTTATGCTTTGGCAGATAAAGATGCTTATGCTTTTGCGCTTCACGATTGTGATATTGTAAATTATAGTAGAGAAATTCCAGCAAGGTTATTTTATCCTATTGTACATCCTGCTTTAGATTTTGAATTTAACAAAGGGTTTTATTCCAGAGTGACAGATAAATTACACGGTAGAGCTACCAGGTTGTTGTATACTCCTTTGGTAAATTCTTTGGCTAAAGTTTATGGAGAAAGTAAGTATTTAGATTATATGGGGAGTTTTAGGTATTCATTGTCCGGAGAATTTTCTTTTATAAGATCGTTGGCAAGAGGTATTGGAATCTCACCCACTTGGGGTTTAGAGGTTTCAACTTTAAGTGAGGTTTATAAAAATACTTCTAACAAAAGAATTTGTCAGACTGAAATAATGGAGAGTTACGAGCATAAACATCAAGATTTAGGAGATCAAATTTCAGGGTCAGGAATTTATAAAATGTCTAAAGATATTGCCAAAACTTTGTTTAGGGTATTGGCTCAAGAAGGTGTTGTATTTTCTAGAGCATCCTTTAAAACTTTGTTAGCAACCTATTTTCAAGAATCAAGATTTGAGATCTCTAAGTACAATGCTTTAAGCAAGTTAAATGCTTTGGAATATACTAGAGAAAAAGAAATTAAAGCAGTAGAGGCTTTTCAGAATGCTATTGAAGAAGCCTCTACAGAGTTTTACGAAGATCCAATGGGAACACACTCTCTTTCTTCTTGGATTACAGTAAGATCGGTAATGCCAGAGTTTTCAGAAAAATTTGTTAAGTACGTTAAAAAAGATAATGAATAG